One part of the Vicia villosa cultivar HV-30 ecotype Madison, WI linkage group LG6, Vvil1.0, whole genome shotgun sequence genome encodes these proteins:
- the LOC131612641 gene encoding zinc finger AN1 and C2H2 domain-containing stress-associated protein 16-like produces MGTPEFPDLGKHCTVSDCRLNDFLPFTCDRCNQVYCLEHRSYIKHHCTKPNRQDVTVVICPLCAKSVRLIPDRDPNVVWEHHVNTDCDPSNYEKVTKKKKCPTQGCRETLVFSNTIKCRDCEVEHCLKHRFGPDHKCPGPKKLETSFSFMSLLNLSSTGSSSKEESKSNSTSSNWTSSLLELASKWSGKTQDEKCPLCDAKFSSVTSLVDHAKKVHEGSSITRNGVKKVSISACPKCSKGFLDPNSLVEHVERDHGGSS; encoded by the exons ATGGGGACTCCCGAATTCCCAGATCTAGGCAAGCATTGTACAGTTTCCGATTGCAGACTCAACGATTTCTTACCCTTCACTTGCGATCGCTGCAATCAG GTATATTGTTTGGAGCACCGAAGTTATATAAAACATCATTGTACAAAACCCAACAGACAAGATGTCACTGTTGTTATATGTCCACTTTGCGCCAAAAGTGTTCGTTTAATTCCAGACAGAGATCCAAATGTGGTTTGGGAACATCATGTTAACACAGATTGTGACCCATCAAATTACGAAAAAGtcacaaaaaagaaaaagtgCCCTACCCAAGGATGCAGAGAGACACTAGTTTTCTCAAACACAATCAAGTGTAGGGATTGCGAAGTAGAACATTGTTTGAAACATAGGTTTGGACCTGATCATAAATGTCCAGGACCCAAAAAGTTGGAAACTAGTTTTTCATTCATGAGTCTTTTGAATTTGAGTAGTACTGGTAGTAGTAGTAAAGAAGAATCGAAATCTAATTCGACTTCGTCGAATTGGACTTCAAGCCTTCTTGAGTTGGCTTCTAAATGGAGTGGAAAAACTCAAGATGAGAAATGTCCACTTTGTGATGCGAAGTTTTCATCGGTTACTAGTTTGGTAGATCATGCGAAAAAAGTTCATGAAGGAAGTAGCATTACGCGAAATGGGGTAAAGAAGGTGTCGATTTCTGCGTGCCCGAAGTGTAGTAAAGGTTTTCTTGATCCGAATTCTCTTGTGGAGCATGTTGAGAGAGATCATGGTGGAAGTTCTTGA